A DNA window from Candidatus Sulfidibacterium hydrothermale contains the following coding sequences:
- a CDS encoding FAD binding domain-containing protein, which produces MITFILNDKLIQTEEPAGSLLLDFIRYKAHLMGTKAGCREGDCGACTVLEGVLENGEVRYKSILSCLTPLGNVQGKHIVTIEGLQKEKMSPVQQAIIENSATQCGFCTPGFIMSLTAHSLAPEKSSPEKVVDAISGNICRCTGYRSIKQAATDIATVLAKKDKKDPLGWLIKEAFLPEYFRDIASRLKEIQPAVPQETKEGKWVGGGTDLFVQQPDALRTRPLLFLKKEKDLQQIKREGDTIRIGAAVTAGDIMQNTIMQQHFPQIKTYFKLISSEPVRNMGTVAGNIVNASPIADLTIFFLALDAELVLQAKTGTERKVPLRKFYTGYKQLVLTPDEKITEIRFSLPRNVHFNFEKVSKRQHLDIASVNSAILIEKEGNIMTKVHLSAGGVYPWPFYAEKTSTFLTGKELSVDVIFEAVEILLSEIAPISDVRGSKAYKSLLLRQLFLTHFAGMFPEDFTPELLFSKLMA; this is translated from the coding sequence ATTACGTTCATTTTAAATGATAAGTTGATTCAAACGGAAGAACCCGCGGGAAGTCTTTTGCTTGACTTTATCCGTTACAAAGCCCATTTGATGGGGACTAAAGCCGGTTGTCGTGAAGGCGATTGTGGTGCTTGTACGGTTTTGGAAGGCGTTCTTGAAAATGGCGAAGTTCGCTACAAAAGTATCCTTTCCTGCCTGACTCCATTGGGAAATGTACAGGGAAAACATATTGTGACTATTGAGGGTTTGCAAAAAGAAAAAATGTCGCCCGTACAGCAGGCGATTATCGAAAACTCTGCTACTCAGTGTGGTTTTTGTACCCCCGGTTTTATTATGTCGCTTACGGCCCATTCGCTTGCTCCGGAAAAGTCTTCTCCGGAAAAAGTGGTAGATGCCATTAGTGGTAACATCTGCCGGTGTACCGGCTATCGTTCCATCAAACAGGCGGCCACAGATATTGCAACGGTTTTGGCAAAAAAAGACAAAAAAGACCCGTTGGGATGGCTCATCAAAGAAGCTTTTCTTCCGGAATATTTTCGGGATATTGCCTCCCGGCTGAAAGAAATTCAGCCTGCGGTACCGCAGGAAACAAAAGAAGGAAAATGGGTAGGCGGAGGTACGGATCTGTTTGTACAACAACCGGATGCTTTACGTACCCGGCCGCTTCTTTTTCTGAAAAAAGAGAAAGACTTGCAACAAATAAAACGCGAAGGCGATACCATTCGTATTGGGGCGGCAGTTACGGCGGGTGATATTATGCAAAATACAATCATGCAGCAGCATTTTCCCCAAATTAAAACTTACTTTAAACTTATTTCTTCAGAACCTGTACGAAATATGGGGACGGTGGCCGGAAACATTGTTAATGCTTCTCCTATTGCTGATTTAACCATATTTTTCCTGGCGTTGGATGCCGAATTGGTGTTGCAGGCAAAAACCGGTACGGAAAGAAAAGTGCCGTTGCGGAAGTTTTACACCGGCTATAAACAGTTAGTATTAACACCGGATGAGAAGATTACGGAAATCCGGTTTTCGTTGCCCCGGAATGTACATTTCAATTTTGAGAAAGTCAGCAAACGGCAACATTTGGATATTGCCAGTGTAAATTCGGCGATCTTGATCGAAAAAGAGGGAAATATCATGACCAAAGTTCATCTTTCGGCTGGTGGCGTTTATCCGTGGCCTTTTTATGCCGAAAAAACCAGCACTTTTCTTACCGGAAAAGAACTTTCTGTGGATGTGATCTTTGAAGCGGTGGAAATTTTGCTTTCTGAGATAGCCCCCATTAGCGATGTACGTGGAAGTAAGGCCTACAAAAGTTTATTGTTGCGGCAGCTTTTCCTGACTCATTTTGCCGGGATGTTCCCCGAAGATTTTACACCGGAATTGTTGTTTTCCAAACTGATGGCCTAA